CCCCATTTCCCTTTTTACTTCGTTCAGTATCGATGTATCTGCCACTTGCGAGATGGGAATGGTCTTTTCTAATTTTGCCCGCTGTAAGCCAATATTGATTGTCTCCCGCAGGACATCGTCACTCATGGTTCCATCGCTGCTATAAGCTGACCAATAGCCATTAATCTCTCTGCCCACGGTTTCGCGGTCCCTGCCGACCCACTTTGCTGCGATATCCGTTACTTCAGGTTTGTGCGTTTGAATATATTGAAGCGCCTCCATCGTTCTGTCCTGTCCCAGGATTTCGGAACACGAAAACCCGGCTAATAAGACCTGGTTGATCTTCTCGGGCGCTTTGAGCCGCTGCCTCTCTTTGTGATGCGCCGAGACGGCCTGTCGCCCACGGGCTCGGTAGTCCTTCATCCCGCGAACCTGACGGTAGTAACTGCTCCGCGATAATCCCAAAAGCTTCATCGCCTGTTTAACCGTGAGTCCCTCAGCTACCCGCGCCGCTTCCACCTCCGCCCAACTCGGCCTTAGCTTCTCGACAGCCGTTTTAAAAAACGGATCTCGACGGTCTGCTCACCGATCAGCTTCTGCAGTTCTTCGACCTGCCGCTCCAGCGCCATTTGCTCCCCCTGGCTGACGCTGCGCCTATCGAACGCTAACGCCGCTTTGCCGCCTTCGAACTTATCCCGCACCGATAGATCAGCCCCTCAGAAACTTGGTGCCGCCGTGCTATTTGCCCCAGCGGTTCCTTCTGACTGAGCGCTTCTTTCACGATCTGGTAACGCTTCTCCGCGCTCCATCGACTCGGTTTGGCCATTGCAAGGCTGAATTCCAGGCCCGTGGCTAGCGGCTACCTGGGCAGGTTTTCCTCCTGCAAGATGCCACGACATTGCCAAGCCGCAGCTCCCAAGTAACTCCAGCTTGCTAGATTCAGATAAGCGCCGGTTCGCGGGTACCTGGATCAATCGCAGTGAGTTGGAAGCCGAGCTCGGCAGCGCGCCGCTTGACGCTACGCAAGAGCCGGTCACGGTAACGTTCTTCGTAAGCAGCTTCTCCTTGATCGACGTAGCCTGCGCCGTGCTTGAGCATGCGGTAGATTATCCGAGATAATTTGTAAGCGGCCGCCGTGAGGGCTTTGGGGGCGCCAAGACGAGCTTTGAGGCGACGGAAGTACGCCCCGAGAGCGGACTGACTCTGATTGAGCGACTGTGCGGCCATACGTAGAGCCGCAGCCGCTCGATTGGCCGAGGGTTGGGTACGGCCACTGAGACGTTTGCCACCGGAGACCTTGTTTCCCGGAGCCACACCGAGCCATGAGCCGAAGTGTTTTTCTGTGGGCCAACGACCCATGTCAAGTCCTATCTCACCTATGACCGTCAGTGCGGTGTTCGCTTCGATGCTGTCAATTTGGGTCAGATCAACGCCAGTCATACGATAAAGATAATCGCGAGCATCGAAGGCAACCCCACCACGCCGGCGTTTGTGACGGCGACGGGCTGC
The nucleotide sequence above comes from Deltaproteobacteria bacterium. Encoded proteins:
- a CDS encoding transposase; this encodes MAKPSRWSAEKRYQIVKEALSQKEPLGQIARRHQVSEGLIYRCGISSKAAKRR
- a CDS encoding IS110 family transposase — protein: MGIIKAILKGERDPVKLAKLRDPRCKNSEATVARALEGHYRKEHLFSLQQAVELVEFYQKQMTACDGQIETCLQQFEDKSPQAPLAARRRHKRRRGGVAFDARDYLYRMTGVDLTQIDSIEANTALTVIGEIGLDMGRWPTEKHFGSWLGVAPGNKVSGGKRLSGRTQPSANRAAAALRMAAQSLNQSQSALGAYFRRLKARLGAPKALTAAAYKLSRIIYRMLKHGAGYVDQGEAAYEERYRDRLLRSVKRRAAELGFQLTAIDPGTREPALI